From the genome of Aquipuribacter hungaricus:
CGCAGTACGCCAGCACGTCGGGGTCGACGTCGACCTGCTCGACGCCCGCCTGCATCCGCCGCAGCGTCGGGGCGTCGACGACGGCGCGCACCCGGGTGGCCTCGGCCCGCCGGGCGACGCGGCGGGCGAGGACCTCGGCCTCCTCCGCCGGCGCGGGGTAGCCGACCGAGACCCGGACGAGGAAGCGGTCGAGCTGGGCCTCGGGCAGCGGGTAGGTGCCCTCGTGCTCGACGGGGTTGGCCGTCGCGAGCACGTGGAACGGGACGGGCAGGCGGGTGGTCCGGCCCTCCACCGTGACCTGGCCCTCCTGCATGGCCTCCAGCAGCGCCGCCTGGGTCTTGGGCGGGGTGCGGTTGACCTCGTCGGCCAGGAGCAGGCCTGTGAAGACCGGGCCCGGCCGGAACTCGAACGAGGTCGTCGCCGGGTCGAAGACGAACGACCCCGTGACGTCGGACGGCAGCAGGTCCGGGGTGCACTGCAGCCGCGTGAACCCCAGGCCCAGCGCGAGGGCGAGGCTCCGGGCGGCCAGCGTCTTGCCCAGGCCTGGGACGTCCTCGACGAGGACGTGCCCGCCGGCGAGCACCGCGGCGAGCGCCAGGCGCAGCGTCGGGCGCATCCCGACGACGGCGCCGCCGACCTCCGCGAGGACGTCCGCGGCCAGCCGGGCCACGTCCGCCACGGGCAGCGGCACCACCTCCTCGTCGACCTCGGTCGGGCCCGGTCCGGTCGTCGCGGTCATGACGGTCTCCTCGTACTCGGGACAGGCAGGCCGACCGCCAGCCGGGCGGCGTCGGTGCGGGGGTCACGGGAGCCGGGCGGACCCAGCGCGTCGAGG
Proteins encoded in this window:
- a CDS encoding AAA family ATPase, translating into MTATTGPGPTEVDEEVVPLPVADVARLAADVLAEVGGAVVGMRPTLRLALAAVLAGGHVLVEDVPGLGKTLAARSLALALGLGFTRLQCTPDLLPSDVTGSFVFDPATTSFEFRPGPVFTGLLLADEVNRTPPKTQAALLEAMQEGQVTVEGRTTRLPVPFHVLATANPVEHEGTYPLPEAQLDRFLVRVSVGYPAPAEEAEVLARRVARRAEATRVRAVVDAPTLRRMQAGVEQVDVDPDVLAYCVSLAAGTRTHSAVEVGASPRGSLALLLVARALAVLDGRDVVLPEDVQEAAPSVLAHRLTLGVQTWDGSATAAGVVADVLRTTATPATLPTRPARSP